tcaatcatcatttttaaatcgtctctcattacaacaaacaaacttaattatttaaaaatatataaatatacgtatattacatacgtataatacaCGGATATACGTTTTATACTGACTACGATAatactgtatacctacaacTAGTGTTGTACATTAAATAGATAAGAAGATacatgcaaaaaaatatattcactaacttctaacagataattttttaataaatgaaatcaaacataatacggtataatttagaatatttattttatgataaaacaaatatatagctattattatcgtttacaatcatatcattaatatacatttattgattcacctataaattacaatctctTGTTGTAGCATATTGGCAACCAAGATTTTGCCAAAATTCTAATCTTTCTCTTATAAGTAACATAGCAGATATCGATGTACCTAACCTCGGAGCTAAAAATGCCAAACCGACACCCGGTATCATTGCCGTCAGAGAGAACCCAAAACTAGTTGACTTGATGAGTGTGCTTGCTGTTACTGTTTTTTCTAAGATTTCTGAACACTGATTGTAGTCTCTATGATCCTTATCCAAAGAAGTTTTCATTTCTTTAAACACTTCTTTCAAATGCAAACCAAATCGACCGGACATCATCATTTGCGCGAACGCTAACGTCGCACCGGTTACCGGTATTGCGCTTAGTGTTGTCAATACCGTGGAAATGGATTCCTGTGTTATTAACGCCGTTCGTAAATCTTCGATTTGTCTATCGTTTCCACAGTACGAGGAAACATTTGGTGTACATAATGCAATTGCtaacaatatgtaaaaaaacgcagaatttattgatttcatttttattggcaCGTAGGTACagcaaaaaatgtgtaaatatccCAAAAGCTACGCCTGAAATTCGTACGAGTCGCAATGTGTTCAGTAAGCGTCTGTaaacatacaatacatacatgttatatatgtaaaacaaggtaatctgcctttgaaacaataacctaggagccttctattaaattttcaagcttttttaatcaacagataaaattttattgatatttatagaaaaaaaaattaaaaaaattgaaaactgacaatggccgtaaacagctcaaaaagagtcaaaatattttgtaaattttatggtgtatagaaaatgctaatataaacattcagtcaaaatttcatgtccctacggtcatttgttttagagttacactaaaaaccaaaatcgattttctcgaaaacagattttgcgtaaaaatttccgtttttccttaatttttcttttgtttttcacgtcgcttgtgaaaactactgggaaatttttacttttgaccccccaaagtaccaactagattcactttcctatcagaaaagttactattgaagaaaatccaaccacttttactgtcctaaaaggtgatgacagacacaaaaataaaaaaaaaattaaaaattaaaaataaaaaaaataaaaaaaaaacacacatcattgtagaatcaatacattcatcgcttcgctcagaatctaaaattaatttaatttaaacttttaacttaactagttactattggcatttcattaacttaactgttaactttcttaatttcttttttaattaatgtgaaattaacgaattcatttttcattgtaagaagtaagttaagttaatttattttgtttttaattttattatatttcactatttaaatctatttcgttttcatgtcaaaaaatatttaccgtcaattgttaaaagttaaaagtctgtatcatttgaatctaacttatatggaaattctgtatataaagtataaacattatagtctataatttagttttgggttggaaaaaaattaagtacgctagcgttgcataaacaaattaacttttttttaacttaataaaaagttaacaaaaagtgtgtattaacttttaactgagttgacctatagttaaattgacttttaacttttaactttttgttattggtgcataatataaattattaactattttatataaactattaacttaacttaactgatttaaaatggtgggtaagtggatatcgctctgctgtacagtaggttacaagtgggtcactgtaatggatgatgttaaatttgaattcaatgatataatatcattgcataagaaaaacgattctgagcgaaaacggtcagtcagcctatgatattaccaagtatatttgacgatattattgtgaataaagtaatttatatataacctatttacgtggagccttgttttaaattttcaatccttagccataaaagttaaacattttatacatttttaactacaaaataattaataaattataaatttgataaatgttgtcaaaatttgaactttaaatgcttataaaaaaaaaattgtgcctatgtatttttaatattttacaactgctattagaacgatatcaggagccttatattaaattttcacgcttttttacccaacaaataaaattttattgatatttataaaaaaaaaaactaaaaaaattgaaaattgacaatgtcggtaaaaagagtcaaattattttcaacattttatggtgtatagaatatgctaatataaacattcagttaaatttccaagtatctacagtcattcgttttttaattacaataaaataagaaaattgttacatgagaaatcgagtgaatatcaaatgtagtaaaaatataaatttcagacactcataaaaattcaatttaagtttcttgtagacatttttttgttgataaaggtagataaacttatgagtaatcttatattacattttcaaatcttagatttaaaaagaaaaatttttatgaattctcaactcaaaataatttgctatttttcgtgatttttccgtattttgtcaaaatttgaacttaaatgcttataattaaaaactgtgactaaagatttttaatttttttcatctgcctttgaaacaataacctaggagccttctattaaattttcaagcttttttaatcaacagataaaattttattgatatttatagaaaagaaaactaaaaaaattgaaaactgacaatggccgtaaacagctcaaaaagagtcaaaatattttgtaaattttatggtgtatagaaaatgctaatataaacattcagtcaaaatttcatgtccctacggtcatttgttttagagttacactaaaaacca
This genomic window from Metopolophium dirhodum isolate CAU chromosome 1, ASM1992520v1, whole genome shotgun sequence contains:
- the LOC132933705 gene encoding uncharacterized protein LOC132933705, with product MKSINSAFFYILLAIALCTPNVSSYCGNDRQIEDLRTALITQESISTVLTTLSAIPVTGATLAFAQMMMSGRFGLHLKEVFKEMKTSLDKDHRDYNQCSEILEKTVTASTLIKSTSFGFSLTAMIPGVGLAFLAPRLGTSISAMLLIRERLEFWQNLGCQYATTRDCNL